In a genomic window of Demequina muriae:
- a CDS encoding sodium-translocating pyrophosphatase yields MHHVVNPAVEVGGSSLTIVAIIGVIGAAALIFSYVLRQQVLKSADGSEKMRDIAGAIQEGASAYLSRQFRTLLLFAAVVFALLFLLPGDAGVRIGRSIFFLLGAGFSATIGYMGMWLAVRANVRVAHAATQPGGRVEGARIAFRTGGAVGMSVVGLGLVGASAVVFFYRGDAAAVLEGFGFGAALLAMFMRVGGGIFTKAADVGADLVGKVEQHIPEDDPRNAATIADNVGDNVGDCAGMAADLFESYAVMLVAALILGKAAMGEQGLVFPLIVTAIGAFVAAIGVFITKIRKDEAGLAAINRGFYTSAAIGAVLAAIAAFVYLPASFDEIGTAALDGVTGDPRIMATVAVFVGIGLAGLILWLTGYFTDTGSKPTKRVAETSRTGAATVVLSGIGLGLESAVYTATVIAGAVVILYFVAGGVITLSLFLVALAGCGLLTTVGVIVAMDTFGPVSDNAQGIAEMSGEVDAEGAQILTDLDAVGNTTKAVTKGIAIATAVLAATALFGSYSDAVSQAIADAAASATDFSYEVINPLTLVGVIIGGATVFLFSGLAIDAVTRAAGAIVFEVRRQFREYPGIMTGEVRPQYGRVVDICTRDSLRELATPGLLAAMAPIFVGFGLGVGALAGFLAGAIGTGVLMAVFLANSGGSWDNAKKIVEDGHHGGKNSPAHEATVIGDTIGDPFKDTAGPAINPLIKVMNLVALLIAPAVVMTSYGDDANPWLRWGIAGLAAAIAIVAVAGASRRSHASDLEGVADRAVASEGHHEPSPGDSAQAALDEPRSK; encoded by the coding sequence ATGCATCACGTGGTCAACCCCGCCGTCGAGGTCGGAGGCTCCAGCCTCACCATCGTTGCCATCATCGGCGTGATCGGTGCCGCCGCCCTGATCTTCTCCTACGTGCTGCGACAGCAGGTGCTGAAATCCGCAGACGGCTCGGAGAAGATGCGTGACATCGCGGGCGCGATCCAAGAGGGGGCGTCGGCGTATCTGAGCCGGCAGTTCCGCACGCTGCTGCTGTTCGCTGCCGTCGTGTTCGCGCTGCTGTTCCTCCTCCCGGGAGACGCAGGCGTGCGGATCGGCCGCTCGATCTTCTTCCTGCTCGGAGCCGGGTTCTCGGCGACCATCGGCTACATGGGCATGTGGCTCGCGGTGCGGGCCAACGTGCGGGTGGCCCACGCGGCCACTCAGCCCGGCGGCCGCGTCGAGGGCGCGCGCATCGCGTTCCGCACGGGCGGAGCCGTGGGGATGTCCGTGGTGGGCCTGGGCCTGGTGGGCGCCTCCGCCGTGGTGTTCTTCTACCGCGGCGACGCGGCGGCGGTGCTGGAGGGCTTCGGCTTCGGGGCGGCGCTGCTCGCGATGTTCATGCGCGTGGGCGGTGGCATCTTCACCAAGGCGGCCGATGTGGGGGCGGACCTGGTTGGCAAGGTCGAGCAGCACATTCCGGAGGATGATCCGCGCAACGCCGCGACCATCGCGGACAACGTAGGCGACAACGTGGGCGACTGCGCCGGCATGGCGGCCGACCTCTTCGAGTCCTACGCCGTGATGCTGGTCGCCGCGCTGATCCTCGGCAAGGCCGCGATGGGGGAGCAGGGGCTGGTGTTCCCGCTGATCGTGACCGCCATCGGAGCGTTCGTCGCCGCGATCGGCGTGTTCATCACCAAGATCCGCAAGGACGAGGCCGGCCTCGCCGCGATCAACCGCGGCTTCTACACCTCGGCCGCGATCGGCGCCGTGCTCGCCGCCATCGCAGCGTTCGTCTACCTGCCCGCCTCGTTCGACGAGATCGGCACGGCCGCTCTCGACGGCGTCACGGGGGACCCCCGGATCATGGCAACTGTCGCGGTCTTCGTGGGCATCGGCCTCGCCGGGCTGATCCTGTGGCTCACCGGCTACTTCACCGACACGGGGTCCAAGCCCACCAAGCGGGTGGCCGAGACCTCCCGCACCGGCGCCGCGACCGTGGTGCTCTCCGGCATCGGCCTGGGGCTCGAGTCCGCCGTCTACACCGCGACGGTCATCGCGGGCGCCGTGGTGATCCTGTACTTCGTCGCCGGCGGCGTGATCACGCTGTCGCTGTTCCTCGTCGCGCTCGCCGGCTGCGGGCTGCTCACCACGGTGGGCGTCATCGTCGCGATGGATACGTTCGGTCCGGTGTCCGACAATGCCCAGGGCATCGCCGAGATGTCGGGCGAGGTCGACGCCGAGGGCGCGCAGATCCTCACCGACCTCGACGCCGTCGGCAACACCACCAAGGCCGTCACCAAGGGCATCGCGATCGCGACGGCCGTGCTCGCCGCTACCGCGCTGTTCGGCTCCTACTCCGATGCGGTGAGCCAGGCGATCGCCGACGCCGCCGCATCGGCCACCGACTTCTCCTACGAGGTCATCAACCCGCTCACGCTCGTGGGCGTGATCATCGGCGGCGCGACCGTGTTCCTGTTCTCGGGGCTTGCCATCGACGCGGTCACGAGGGCCGCCGGCGCGATCGTGTTCGAGGTGCGCCGCCAGTTCCGCGAGTACCCCGGAATCATGACCGGCGAGGTGCGGCCGCAGTACGGGCGCGTGGTGGACATCTGCACCCGCGACAGCCTTCGCGAGCTCGCGACACCCGGTCTGCTCGCCGCGATGGCGCCCATCTTCGTGGGCTTCGGTCTGGGGGTGGGCGCGCTCGCCGGATTCCTCGCGGGAGCCATCGGCACCGGCGTGCTGATGGCCGTGTTCCTCGCCAACTCTGGCGGCTCGTGGGACAACGCGAAGAAGATCGTGGAGGACGGCCACCACGGCGGCAAGAACTCGCCCGCTCACGAGGCGACGGTCATCGGCGACACCATCGGCGACCCGTTCAAGGACACCGCTGGCCCTGCGATCAACCCGCTCATCAAGGTGATGAACCTGGTGGCACTCCTGATCGCCCCTGCGGTGGTCATGACGAGCTACGGGGACGACGCGAACCCGTGGCTGCGGTGGGGCATCGCCGGCCTCGCCGCCGCGATCGCGATCGTGGCCGTGGCAGGCGCTTCCCGCCGCTCGCACGCCTCCGACCTCGAGGGCGTCGCGGACCGCGCGGTGGCGTCCGAAGGTCACCACGAGCCATCGCCCGGCGACTCGGCACAGGCCGCCCTCGACGAACCCCGCTCGAAGTAG
- the acs gene encoding acetate--CoA ligase, protein MANDDQTQSPTLENLHTETRSFPPSDEFAAQANATAELYAQAATDGPEFWAEQARRLHWEKPFTEVLDWSDAPVARWFADGTLNACDNAVDRHVREGRGDRVAFHFEGEPGDTRTLTYADMQREVSKAANGLESLGLTKGDRVAIYLPQIPEAVIAMLACARIGAIHSVVFGGFSAESLRQRIDDAEAKLVITADGGNRRGAHLALKPLVDAAIAAGDHHPEPSATVEKVLVVKRTGQDTHWVEGRDTWWHDVVEPASEIHVPVMVEAEHPLFILYTSGTTGTPKGLFHTTGGYLTGVSYTHRVVFDLKPETDVFWCSADVGWITGHSYIVYGPMINGATQVLYEGTPNTPHQGRWWEIIEKYKVSIFYTAPTAIRTFMKWGEAIPAKFDLTSLRVLGSVGEPINPEAWMWYRRVIGGDRCPLVDTWWQTETGSIMISPLPGVTATKPGSAQVALPGVSAAVVDDHGDEVGPGHGGYLALTEPWPSMLRGIWNDRPRYERTYWSRWPHLYFAGDGAKRDADGDIWLLGRVDDVMNISGHRLSTTELEHALVSHPWVAEAAVVGASDETTGQAVVAFVVVRSDAAGADASGHDVSVALREQVAKEIGPLAKPRTILVVSEVPKTRSGKIMRRLLRDVAEHRPVGDVTTLADSSVMDAIREGLDSGKGE, encoded by the coding sequence ATGGCCAATGATGACCAGACCCAGTCCCCCACGCTCGAGAACCTCCACACCGAGACTCGATCCTTCCCTCCCAGTGACGAATTCGCCGCTCAGGCCAACGCCACCGCGGAGCTCTACGCGCAGGCTGCGACCGATGGCCCCGAGTTCTGGGCAGAGCAGGCGCGGCGCCTGCACTGGGAGAAGCCGTTCACCGAGGTGCTCGACTGGTCCGACGCCCCCGTGGCCCGGTGGTTCGCCGACGGGACGCTCAACGCGTGCGACAACGCCGTGGACCGCCACGTGCGCGAGGGCCGTGGCGACCGCGTGGCCTTCCACTTCGAGGGAGAGCCGGGCGACACCCGCACCCTGACGTATGCGGACATGCAGCGCGAAGTGTCGAAGGCCGCGAACGGCCTGGAAAGCCTCGGACTCACCAAGGGCGACCGGGTCGCCATCTACCTGCCGCAGATCCCCGAAGCCGTCATCGCCATGCTCGCCTGCGCGCGCATCGGCGCCATCCACTCCGTGGTGTTCGGCGGCTTCAGCGCCGAGTCGCTGCGCCAGCGGATCGACGATGCGGAGGCCAAGCTGGTCATCACCGCGGACGGCGGCAACCGGCGGGGCGCGCACCTCGCGCTCAAGCCCCTCGTGGACGCCGCGATCGCGGCAGGCGACCACCACCCGGAGCCGTCGGCGACCGTCGAGAAAGTGCTGGTCGTCAAGCGCACCGGCCAGGACACCCACTGGGTCGAGGGCCGCGACACGTGGTGGCACGACGTCGTGGAGCCCGCATCGGAGATTCACGTCCCCGTGATGGTGGAGGCGGAGCACCCGCTGTTCATCCTCTATACCTCCGGCACCACCGGCACCCCGAAGGGCCTTTTCCACACCACCGGCGGCTATCTCACGGGCGTCTCGTACACCCACCGCGTGGTGTTCGACCTCAAGCCTGAGACGGACGTGTTCTGGTGCTCGGCGGACGTGGGGTGGATCACGGGCCACTCGTACATCGTCTACGGACCGATGATCAATGGCGCGACCCAGGTGCTCTACGAGGGCACCCCCAACACCCCTCATCAGGGCCGCTGGTGGGAGATCATCGAGAAGTACAAGGTCTCGATCTTCTACACCGCGCCCACCGCGATCCGCACGTTCATGAAGTGGGGCGAGGCGATCCCCGCGAAGTTCGACCTGACCTCGCTGCGCGTGCTCGGCTCGGTGGGTGAGCCCATCAACCCCGAGGCCTGGATGTGGTACCGCCGCGTCATCGGCGGCGACCGCTGCCCGCTGGTCGACACCTGGTGGCAGACGGAGACCGGGTCCATCATGATCTCGCCGCTGCCCGGCGTCACCGCGACCAAGCCGGGCTCCGCCCAGGTGGCGCTGCCGGGCGTCTCGGCTGCGGTGGTCGACGATCACGGAGACGAGGTGGGTCCCGGTCACGGCGGCTACCTCGCCCTCACCGAGCCGTGGCCGTCGATGCTGCGCGGCATCTGGAACGACCGCCCTCGATACGAGCGCACCTACTGGAGCCGATGGCCGCACCTGTACTTCGCTGGCGACGGCGCCAAGCGGGACGCCGACGGCGACATCTGGCTCCTGGGACGCGTGGACGACGTCATGAACATCTCCGGCCACCGGCTGTCCACCACGGAACTCGAGCACGCCCTCGTGTCCCACCCGTGGGTGGCGGAGGCGGCCGTCGTGGGCGCGAGCGACGAGACCACCGGCCAGGCCGTGGTCGCGTTCGTGGTGGTCAGGTCCGACGCGGCAGGCGCCGACGCCTCTGGCCACGACGTCTCCGTCGCGCTGCGCGAGCAGGTCGCCAAGGAGATCGGTCCGCTCGCGAAGCCGCGAACCATCCTCGTCGTCTCCGAGGTCCCCAAGACCCGCTCGGGCAAGATCATGCGCCGGCTGCTGCGCGACGTCGCCGAGCATCGGCCGGTCGGAGACGTGACGACTCTGGCGGACTCGTCGGTGATGGACGCGATCCGCGAGGGCTTGGACTCCGGCAAGGGAGAGTGA
- a CDS encoding anthrone oxygenase family protein has translation MTAFALLTGGAAITTALAGGVLYAFSAFVIAGLRRLPPEQAGAAMRGINIDAQRAPLMLLMVASLGLPIAAAIVGGNQGSEGAPWAIAGAVVAAVGILGITAAGNVPLNERLARASDIGAAWQRFVGPWLLWNHARTALAAIASALFVVALIMGTA, from the coding sequence ATGACGGCCTTTGCGCTGCTCACCGGCGGTGCCGCCATCACGACGGCTCTCGCAGGAGGGGTGCTCTACGCGTTCTCGGCCTTCGTCATCGCGGGCCTGCGGAGGCTCCCTCCTGAGCAGGCGGGGGCGGCGATGCGCGGCATCAACATCGACGCGCAGCGCGCCCCGCTCATGCTGCTCATGGTGGCGTCGCTTGGCCTGCCGATCGCCGCGGCGATCGTGGGCGGCAACCAAGGATCCGAGGGCGCGCCGTGGGCCATCGCCGGTGCCGTGGTCGCGGCCGTCGGCATTCTGGGGATCACCGCAGCGGGCAACGTGCCGCTCAATGAGAGGTTGGCGCGCGCCAGCGACATCGGTGCCGCCTGGCAGCGGTTCGTGGGCCCGTGGCTCCTGTGGAATCACGCCCGCACCGCACTGGCCGCGATCGCATCGGCGCTGTTCGTGGTGGCGCTCATCATGGGGACTGCGTGA
- a CDS encoding DUF4244 domain-containing protein, translating to MDKWTDECGGRVWDLHDDEGMATTEYALVTVAAAAFAGVLIALVRSEEVRELLAGILRSAFG from the coding sequence ATGGACAAGTGGACCGATGAATGCGGAGGTCGCGTCTGGGACCTGCATGACGACGAGGGCATGGCCACCACCGAGTACGCGCTCGTGACGGTGGCGGCTGCGGCCTTCGCGGGAGTGCTGATCGCGCTGGTGCGGTCGGAGGAGGTGCGGGAGCTGCTGGCCGGGATCCTGCGCTCGGCGTTCGGGTGA
- a CDS encoding TadA family conjugal transfer-associated ATPase, which yields MTGRAEEVDAGEGEASRARDGGSSDWAGPLALLLRIPGVTDVLVHRPGEAWVDRGLGLERVDVALRDADAVRALAVRLAAAGGQRLDDASPVADARLPDGNRLHAVLPPVSPGCAAISLRVVRSQALTLADLAASGAIDARTAALLARIVRARLSVLVCGATGSGKTTLMASLLSLAAPHERIVVIEEAGEIAPAHPHVVRLVERRANVEGAGAVGLARLVREALRMRPDRVVLGECRGAELREVLSAFNTGHRGGMTTIHANSPRDVPVRLTTLGALAGMPAAAVEAQSAAGLDVVLHVSRAGGVRRLTQVCVLRSRDPGLEVAVAWAWESEGRWSEGPAWGDLAAALGDPADAAA from the coding sequence GTGACGGGGAGGGCGGAGGAGGTCGATGCGGGAGAGGGCGAGGCGTCCCGAGCACGGGATGGGGGGTCGAGCGACTGGGCCGGCCCCCTCGCACTGCTGCTGCGCATCCCAGGTGTCACGGACGTGCTGGTGCACCGTCCTGGCGAAGCGTGGGTGGACCGCGGGCTCGGCCTCGAGCGCGTCGACGTGGCGCTGCGAGACGCCGATGCGGTGAGGGCGCTCGCGGTGCGGCTCGCCGCGGCGGGCGGCCAGCGGCTCGACGACGCGAGCCCGGTGGCGGACGCCCGCCTGCCGGACGGCAACCGACTGCACGCCGTGCTGCCGCCGGTATCGCCCGGGTGCGCCGCGATCTCCCTGCGGGTGGTGCGCTCCCAAGCGCTCACCCTCGCGGATCTCGCCGCGTCCGGCGCGATCGATGCGCGCACGGCGGCACTGCTCGCGCGCATCGTCCGGGCACGGCTGTCGGTGCTGGTGTGCGGTGCGACGGGAAGCGGCAAGACCACCCTCATGGCGTCCCTGTTGTCCCTGGCCGCGCCGCATGAGCGCATCGTGGTGATCGAGGAGGCGGGCGAGATCGCCCCCGCGCACCCCCACGTGGTGCGGCTCGTGGAGCGGCGCGCGAACGTCGAGGGCGCGGGTGCGGTGGGCCTGGCCCGATTGGTCCGGGAGGCGCTTCGCATGCGCCCGGATCGCGTGGTGCTGGGGGAGTGTCGTGGAGCCGAGCTGCGGGAGGTGCTGTCCGCATTCAACACGGGCCATCGCGGCGGCATGACCACCATCCACGCGAACTCTCCTCGCGACGTGCCCGTGAGGCTGACGACCCTGGGCGCACTCGCGGGCATGCCCGCCGCCGCAGTCGAGGCGCAGTCCGCCGCGGGTCTGGACGTGGTGCTGCACGTCTCGCGTGCGGGTGGCGTGCGACGGCTCACCCAGGTGTGCGTGCTGCGCTCGCGAGACCCAGGACTCGAGGTCGCTGTGGCGTGGGCCTGGGAGTCGGAGGGCCGCTGGAGTGAAGGCCCGGCATGGGGCGATCTCGCGGCGGCCCTGGGGGATCCGGCCGATGCGGCGGCGTAG
- a CDS encoding type II secretion system F family protein: MRRRSGRAPARGGPGESADVSLLLADAIALLESGLPPSRAWTLAGVPVDVRGVPLAEAPAWSGDPTAGRSVVAACTLARHTGMPLARVLARVDDAVARDRDARDAAEAQLAGPRMSARILRWLPLVGVGLAAAVDPGALGLLITSPLGWAMLGGAGLLTWLGATWMGRLVRAATASSSEGLPVPVVLALVDAALAAGLDVSTALARTADAVDPLTAGPLRALAAAHAYGGSAPGLEGPLVDALARPLALAQSAGAPAGHGLRAAMVRLDREARRDAARSAGELGVRLALPLALCLLPAFALAGVLPLIVAVVVGADLGSLDVPTLDHGARTPSPTP, from the coding sequence ATGCGGCGGCGTAGCGGGCGAGCACCGGCGCGTGGGGGCCCGGGGGAGTCGGCAGACGTCTCGCTGCTGCTCGCGGACGCCATCGCACTGCTCGAGTCGGGACTGCCGCCCAGCCGTGCGTGGACGCTCGCGGGGGTGCCCGTCGACGTGAGGGGCGTACCTCTCGCTGAGGCACCCGCCTGGAGCGGGGACCCCACGGCAGGGCGGTCGGTGGTGGCCGCGTGCACCCTCGCGCGACACACGGGGATGCCGCTTGCCCGCGTGCTCGCCCGTGTCGACGATGCGGTCGCGCGGGACCGCGATGCGCGTGACGCTGCGGAGGCACAGCTTGCGGGTCCTCGGATGAGCGCCCGGATCCTGCGGTGGCTGCCGCTCGTGGGCGTGGGGCTGGCGGCAGCAGTGGACCCCGGCGCTCTCGGTCTGCTGATCACGTCCCCGCTGGGGTGGGCGATGCTGGGCGGAGCGGGACTGCTCACATGGCTCGGGGCCACGTGGATGGGGCGGCTGGTGCGTGCGGCCACGGCGTCCAGCTCGGAGGGCCTGCCCGTACCAGTGGTGCTGGCCCTGGTGGACGCCGCGCTCGCGGCCGGCCTCGACGTGTCGACGGCCCTGGCGCGGACCGCTGATGCGGTGGATCCCCTCACCGCGGGACCGCTGCGGGCGCTCGCGGCGGCACACGCCTACGGCGGGTCGGCCCCGGGCCTGGAGGGGCCGTTGGTCGACGCGCTGGCGCGTCCGTTGGCGCTCGCGCAGTCGGCGGGAGCCCCCGCCGGGCATGGACTGCGCGCCGCCATGGTGCGCCTGGACCGGGAGGCGCGGCGTGACGCGGCCCGGTCCGCAGGCGAGCTCGGGGTCCGTCTGGCGCTGCCACTCGCACTGTGCCTGCTGCCGGCCTTCGCGCTCGCGGGGGTGCTGCCCCTCATCGTCGCGGTGGTGGTCGGCGCGGACTTGGGTTCGCTTGACGTGCCGACGCTCGATCACGGGGCGCGCACGCCATCGCCCACGCCCTGA
- a CDS encoding AraC family transcriptional regulator encodes MDVVSGLLDGPRARGAFLLRSHLTAPWGMRIEDGAPLTIIPVLRGSAWVGPATAGGHDAVDHGVVVESGDVVLLRGPEHYVVADSAETRPTVAVGPTDECRAIDGGPSPMTVFGVRSWGNDLQGETVIITGTYPLGGAVGRRVLTALPHRVVLRRGDVDSTIVDLLAREVVQDLPGQEAVLDRLLDLLLITCLRAWLDHPQAPGWYRADADPAIGAALRLIHHDPAHPWSVESLAHEVRLSRAAFARRFQALVGEAPMAYLTGWRIDVAADMMLADDTATLASIARAVGYSSPFALSAAFTRVRGLSPTEHRRRGA; translated from the coding sequence ATGGACGTGGTCTCCGGATTGCTGGACGGCCCCCGCGCACGGGGCGCGTTCCTGCTGCGCAGCCATCTCACCGCGCCGTGGGGCATGCGCATCGAGGACGGAGCGCCGCTCACGATCATCCCGGTGCTGCGCGGCTCCGCGTGGGTGGGTCCGGCGACGGCGGGCGGTCACGATGCCGTGGACCACGGCGTCGTCGTCGAGAGTGGGGACGTGGTGCTGCTGCGCGGGCCCGAGCACTACGTGGTGGCCGATTCCGCCGAGACTCGGCCCACGGTCGCGGTCGGTCCCACGGACGAGTGCCGCGCGATCGATGGCGGTCCCTCCCCGATGACGGTCTTCGGCGTGCGGTCGTGGGGCAACGACCTCCAGGGCGAGACCGTGATCATCACCGGCACGTACCCGCTCGGGGGAGCGGTGGGCAGACGGGTGCTCACCGCCCTGCCTCACCGCGTGGTGCTCCGGCGCGGAGACGTCGACTCCACGATCGTGGACCTGCTCGCGCGCGAGGTCGTGCAGGATCTTCCTGGACAGGAGGCGGTTCTCGACCGATTGCTCGACCTGCTGCTCATCACGTGCCTGCGCGCCTGGCTCGACCATCCGCAGGCCCCTGGCTGGTACCGCGCCGATGCCGACCCCGCCATCGGCGCTGCCCTTCGCCTGATCCATCACGACCCCGCGCACCCGTGGTCCGTGGAGTCATTGGCGCACGAGGTGCGGCTGTCGCGTGCCGCATTCGCCCGGCGCTTCCAGGCACTGGTGGGGGAGGCGCCCATGGCGTACCTCACCGGGTGGAGGATCGACGTGGCGGCGGACATGATGCTGGCCGACGATACGGCGACGCTTGCCTCCATTGCTCGCGCGGTGGGGTACTCCTCCCCCTTCGCGCTGAGCGCCGCCTTCACCCGTGTGCGGGGCCTGAGCCCCACCGAGCACCGCCGGCGAGGGGCCTGA
- a CDS encoding NmrA family transcriptional regulator translates to MTQQSHTSPTLATTPPATGEVAVIGATGKTGRRVAERLEALGVPVRRASRSSAHPFDWEDESTWAPVLDDTVAAYVAYVPDLAVAGAPQAVTRLATTARDCGVQRLVLLSGRGETEAQRAEAMVAEAFPSRVVVRCAFFAQNFDESFLLGPLLDGTLALPVGAVREPFVDLEDVAEVAVAALMDDAHAGRVYELTGPRALTFAEAVAEISAASGRDLQYVPITMAEFSTALTAMRVPAAQIGLLEYLFTEVLDGRGTAVADGTMRALGRTATDFRAYAAREAAAWMLPGVSA, encoded by the coding sequence ATGACCCAGCAGTCCCACACCAGCCCCACCCTCGCCACCACGCCGCCAGCAACCGGAGAGGTGGCAGTGATCGGCGCCACCGGCAAGACCGGGCGCCGCGTCGCGGAGCGACTCGAGGCCCTCGGTGTCCCCGTTCGCCGCGCCTCGCGCAGCTCCGCCCACCCATTCGACTGGGAGGACGAATCGACGTGGGCTCCCGTGCTGGACGACACCGTCGCCGCCTACGTCGCCTACGTCCCGGACCTCGCCGTCGCAGGGGCGCCCCAGGCCGTGACTCGCCTCGCGACGACCGCGCGTGACTGCGGCGTGCAGCGCCTGGTGCTGCTCTCCGGGCGCGGGGAGACGGAGGCGCAGCGGGCCGAGGCCATGGTCGCCGAGGCGTTCCCGTCGCGGGTGGTCGTGCGGTGCGCCTTCTTCGCCCAGAACTTCGATGAGAGCTTCCTGCTGGGGCCCTTGCTCGACGGCACACTCGCGCTCCCCGTGGGCGCCGTGCGCGAGCCCTTCGTCGACCTTGAGGACGTCGCCGAGGTCGCGGTCGCAGCGCTCATGGACGATGCGCACGCCGGCCGGGTCTACGAGCTCACCGGACCGCGGGCGCTCACCTTCGCCGAGGCCGTAGCGGAGATCTCAGCCGCCTCAGGGCGCGACCTCCAGTACGTCCCCATCACCATGGCCGAGTTCTCGACGGCGCTCACGGCCATGCGGGTTCCTGCTGCTCAGATCGGCCTCTTGGAGTACCTCTTCACGGAAGTGCTCGACGGCCGTGGCACGGCAGTAGCGGACGGCACGATGCGTGCGCTGGGCCGGACGGCGACCGATTTTCGCGCGTACGCCGCGCGCGAGGCGGCCGCGTGGATGCTGCCGGGAGTCTCCGCATGA
- a CDS encoding sigma-70 family RNA polymerase sigma factor yields MSQWQDTMEQLVRTRERALLSYAYLVCGNPVHAQDLVQDALVRTFSKERAGLTAVKAESYVRRAITTIYVDQYRRGQRWQRVQHLFRPERLAPDEFGQVEAGSEVSDALATLPPRVRACVVLRFFDDLTVPQIGRALGIAEGTVKRYLSDGMTQMQLALGPLEDAPQADADETPVDSPRTHGRNES; encoded by the coding sequence ATGTCTCAGTGGCAGGACACGATGGAGCAGCTGGTGCGCACCCGAGAGCGCGCCCTGCTGTCCTATGCGTACCTGGTGTGCGGCAACCCCGTGCACGCCCAGGACTTGGTGCAGGACGCCCTGGTGCGCACGTTCTCCAAAGAGCGTGCCGGCCTCACCGCCGTCAAGGCGGAGAGCTACGTGCGTCGCGCGATCACCACCATCTATGTCGATCAGTACCGACGCGGTCAGCGCTGGCAGAGGGTGCAGCACCTCTTCCGCCCGGAACGGCTCGCACCTGATGAGTTCGGCCAGGTGGAGGCGGGCTCGGAGGTGTCCGATGCGCTCGCGACCCTTCCTCCACGAGTCCGGGCGTGCGTGGTGCTGAGGTTCTTCGACGACCTCACGGTTCCGCAGATCGGACGGGCGCTCGGCATCGCCGAAGGCACCGTCAAGCGCTACCTCAGTGACGGGATGACGCAGATGCAGCTCGCCCTTGGCCCGCTCGAGGACGCACCACAGGCTGACGCGGACGAGACCCCGGTGGACTCGCCCCGCACGCACGGAAGGAATGAGTCATGA
- a CDS encoding HAD family hydrolase, which yields MAGQKVSKPTAAFFDLDKTIIATSSSMAFSRPFYDGGLVTRTHALRTAYAQFLFLVGGADERQTNRLRDSLSDLIKGWEVEKVKRIVAETIHDYIDPVVYEEALQLIRRHQANGRDVVVVSASASDIVEPIAELLGADAVVASQLGVKKGFYTGDITFYAYGEAKADAVRRLAEDKGYDLSRSYAYSDSITDAPLLNEVGYGFVINPDRALRRAAALHGWGALTFKKPVGLRTGPSARSTILTLLATAAVVTGVVLLVRAARSDDD from the coding sequence ATGGCCGGCCAGAAGGTGTCGAAGCCCACAGCGGCGTTCTTCGACCTCGACAAGACCATCATCGCGACCAGTTCGTCGATGGCATTCTCGAGGCCGTTCTACGACGGAGGTCTCGTCACGCGCACGCACGCGCTGCGCACCGCCTACGCACAGTTCCTGTTCCTGGTCGGGGGCGCGGATGAGCGCCAGACCAACCGGCTTCGCGACTCGCTCAGCGACCTCATCAAGGGCTGGGAAGTGGAGAAGGTCAAGCGCATCGTCGCCGAGACCATCCACGACTACATCGACCCCGTGGTCTACGAAGAGGCCCTCCAGCTGATCCGCCGTCACCAGGCCAACGGTCGCGACGTCGTGGTCGTCAGCGCCTCCGCCTCCGACATCGTCGAACCCATCGCCGAGCTTCTGGGCGCCGATGCCGTGGTCGCGTCGCAGCTGGGCGTCAAGAAGGGCTTCTACACGGGCGACATCACGTTCTACGCCTACGGCGAGGCGAAGGCTGACGCGGTCCGCCGATTGGCCGAGGACAAGGGCTACGACCTGTCCCGCTCGTACGCGTATTCCGACTCGATCACCGACGCCCCGCTGTTGAACGAGGTGGGCTACGGGTTCGTGATCAATCCGGACCGCGCGCTCAGGCGCGCCGCCGCTCTGCACGGGTGGGGCGCGCTGACGTTCAAGAAGCCGGTCGGGCTGCGGACGGGCCCGTCGGCGCGGTCCACCATTCTCACTCTGCTCGCCACCGCCGCCGTGGTGACGGGAGTCGTGCTGTTGGTGCGCGCCGCACGGTCGGACGACGACTGA
- a CDS encoding pilus assembly protein TadG-related protein, with protein MAAPRLGDLGGTRVAVTLARGVRRPADRGSASILTLAIVMVVVMLGAAIVAGAAASAVRVAAQHAADEAVLAGAHVARGERALGRDPAARACSAASAAAGDNGARSRRCAVDGAVVTVEVSLRRGPVEVRATAVAGPGHAAPG; from the coding sequence GTGGCTGCCCCCCGCCTCGGCGACCTCGGTGGCACGCGTGTCGCCGTGACGCTCGCCCGGGGCGTCAGGCGGCCGGCGGACCGCGGGAGTGCCAGCATCCTGACGCTCGCCATCGTGATGGTGGTGGTGATGCTGGGCGCGGCCATCGTGGCCGGTGCCGCTGCGTCGGCGGTGAGGGTCGCGGCTCAGCACGCCGCGGATGAGGCAGTTCTCGCAGGCGCGCACGTGGCGCGAGGGGAGCGGGCGCTCGGGCGGGACCCTGCGGCCCGCGCGTGCTCCGCTGCGTCGGCGGCGGCGGGTGACAACGGCGCGCGCTCTCGCCGGTGCGCGGTGGACGGCGCGGTAGTAACCGTGGAGGTCTCGCTCCGGCGTGGGCCCGTCGAGGTGCGTGCGACAGCGGTGGCCGGTCCTGGTCACGCGGCGCCGGGGTGA